Below is a genomic region from Tripterygium wilfordii isolate XIE 37 chromosome 12, ASM1340144v1, whole genome shotgun sequence.
tttctttccaataaCCATGCATGTTTGTGCGAGTGGTTAAATTTATTTGTGTAGTTAAGTGATTTATGACAACGCCCTTTGCACTGACTATATCTATATGTTTAAAATACCACACATAAAGAAGCATTATGGTTGTTTACGCTACTGCATTATCATCTTGGGGAATTTTGCTGTTAGCTTGTTTGAGTTGTTACATTATGCTTGCTCACATAGTACTGCATGTTCAGTGGAGATGGTGCTTTTGTTATCTTGTTAGAGTTATTAGACTGCGCTTGCTCACATCATACTGCTTGTTAATGCAGAGCGTGTTGAGGTTGACGTTGTTGAGTGTGCTTGTGTTATTGAATTGGCAGAGCTCAAGGTATGTCCTGAATCTTAAGATACAATCTTTACCTAAGTTATGAAATAGTTCCAATTTTTTGGCTTACCATGACCTTTAGTATGGCCCTCAACACTCTTGTAGAGTAACCTACTTCACGGCTAGAAATTTCGATTgttgagaatatattctctctttATCATATATAACTATGTGCAATCAGATAGTTACAAATGGAAGGAGAGTGAAGATCTTATTGATCCTTGGCTCTTATAAAGCTGAAAAATGTTGGATGTTTGAATTTCTTATAGGAGACATTAGCTTCTTGCCCAGCAATGGCCGATTTTCATTTAAGGGAGAATGCCCACTGATTTAATAGCATCTAAGTTATAttagttgtttttctttttcatgcttCAACCTTTTGGAAGTTCATTTGCAACTTCAGTTgaacttttatttttatgaagaTTGGTTAAGTCGAGATTGAATGTATCATCCCAGCATCGCCAAACTGAGTCTGTTAAATGAAAATTTCTCCTTTGCATTGGCTATTATTCAAGATTTCAAGTTATGACCTCCAGAGAGTTCTGGTTGGCATATCTTTTGCATTGCCCTCAGGACATGTTATTTTCGCCTCTCTTCCCCCTATCGCATAACCACCAGCACCGTCTTCAGAAAGaagctttttttattttatctgttCTCCTAGCCACACTGTAACTTGTAAGTTGTCGATCTTATGATTTTTGTAATTCAAGCTAATCTCTTATATCATTATTAAACACACGGTAAAGGAATAAAGAAATCTTTTGAAACCAGAGTAAATATTGTTTCCTAAAGATTCTTGGTACCTCACATATTTAGCCTAGATCAACAATCTATAATGACAACCGGACTCggtttctgcaatttcaagttATGACCTCCACAGTCAAACATATGTCTCAGTGGTAGAGTactagagttgcaagggtgtaacttggaggtcacaagttcattcttgaaaacaatctttccacatattatgtggggggtaagatttgcgtacatcttgcatgtccttgACCTTGCCCACTACAAGAGTCTTGTgcgtgagagttgtttaccattTTTACCATATCCTAATGTGCTTGTTTGGCTTATAACAGGGCCGCGAAAGGCTAGGAGACAAACCGCTGTTTGTTCTTGTGAGTTCAACTTGATCTCACACCAATACTGCTGTAGAACTGCATGTTTCTTGCGCACGTGTAATGGCAGTTGCTGGAGATTTACACAAAGCTAGAGAACTATCAATTTGGAGTGTGGATTGTAGGAAAGGGGGTGTTGGTTGTTAGTAATAAAGAGGGGTTGTTACTTGCTAGGGGCCTGGAACTTGGAAGTGCTGAAAAATGGTGGTGGTGACCAGCTTTGCAAGCACGAGTAATTTGGTTCCAGTTTGCAACTGGGTGTAGTACAGCTTTTCTTGTGGACATGACGTAAATTTTTCTAATGTCTGATTTGTAAGCTGTATAACTTAATGATACCGTGACAGATGCAATGCAAGTTTTCTTCTTTAACGGTTGGATCAACATGCTTTTTGATATGGTTTCTACTTATCTTTGCTGTTGGAGCCTCGATGAACAAATGTCTCTGATTTATGTCGAACTGCCAGCAAGGAACGGTCATAAACCATGTATGTTTCTTGAATGTCTTCCTAGAGTTGCCTTGCTGAGTGACccacttttcagttttcacccTGTGTGGATTCTTTGCAACCCATTAGTGCGGCTAGGCAGTATATGACCtttggtttatttatttattgttgtgAAATAGCTTTCATCCCCTAAGGCTGAAGCTGCTAGAGAAAATCAGCATTTTACGTTCAATCGCTTGTGAGTCATACTGCTCAAGTATCGTAGGCTTGTGGCTTCTCATACTGCTCCAAGAGCTAAATGACTGAATctaaacttgcttgttttgagAAAACTTTTAACAGAAAAAAAGGGAATTACGAGGTGCAAATTGTAAAAGTGGTGCAAGTATAACCGTCCAAGTTTAGACATGATAGTACCAAAATAACCTCTATTGTGATCTTGACATGTGACATATATGATTGAGATGACACATCTCTTCCGGAGTCTCCTCGGCCATTGGCCAAAGTAAAGCCGAGGACAGCCATCGAAGAGAAGACACTCGAATAAGGTACGATAATCGAGGAGATAGCATCTCGGTTGGACCGAGATGCCCTCTGGGCATATTATCGAGCACCGATAACCCTTGGTGGCAAACACCACACAGGAATCAAGACTGCAAAAAGAGACCGACTTCAGTACTCCACTAAGGAAAGTAATTAGGATATGATGATTCACCTTCCTATAAATCCACCTAAATATCAGGGAGATGAGATTTACTCCTACCAAAACTATAACTCATCCAACTAATATAAGAGAGGACCAGCTCGCGCTACTAGAGAGAGACAGCTCCGAGCGGTCCCAGTTAATAGTTTACTAACTTGAGCGTACACCCCTTAGTTCATACGTTCTCCTATGCATGCTATCCTCATCAATACCGAAAACGACATTTGACGTTAGCCCTACAGCCTGATACGtcatcaaaagattcaaaactGAAGACAGTTTTGAACGTCATCAGGAgtcatatcgaatgtccaaaggataaacttgtatgatgtcattatcgattaccaaaaaaaccTACAAAGTTCAATTCTCTCCTCTCATAATTTTGAAGagtttgattcaaaaaaaataaatcgatTTTAACATTAGATCTTGACAACAAagcaaaatttaaaatatatccTGAAATACATTTTTTTCAATATCCTGAAATAgcttattaaatttttttgttgaaaagatTCAAACCCTGCATTTCATTATAagacaacaaaaattaaatctaACGCCACGAAAGTAGCCTAAGAATTTATAAACACCAGACAATAGCGCACTATACTAGGAAATTACAAACACCGGATTATTAGTTAATGCATGGCGTAAGTTGCTTCGTCATATTTAACtctaaattcattattttcgtTATTAGGATATATGAAAGTTTCTTCCTCAcccattttttttcccctttcattttctataatttgttGAAAACTTGTGTTCTTTTAATGCACACTTCCAGAAACTGATAATGAAATTTattaataagaaaattaatCTCTTGATTAACGTAGActatgataaataaataaaaattatgtcaATATTTATAAACTATATTGTATGAACAATGCTTGGACTTTCGAGTTGGGATGACCTACAATCAATAGTAGTTAGtcttcaaaataaataatattaattggAGTTGACAGTGccctaattaattattttattctctACAATAAAGCTCAATTTATATGCatttcattaaaatattttcgTAGAGCTGaattcttattaaaaaaaaatgatcaagTTTGACATTCCAATGATTTAAGTAAATGACATGGggttttaataaattataagaTCATTGACTCCAGGgaagtaaaataataaatatttagtaTTTGACATTTCAATGaatcatatatttatattgtttGTATATAATTATAACCAATTCTCATTGACTTAATGAGTAACCAGTAAGAAGATACTTTGCTCAAGAGTCTCTGAATAGATGATAAGCTTAATAATACATTCTATACTGTTGAATATACTACTTATCTCTTAATTATTCCCTAATCATACATTTCTAGTCGTTGATTTTGTACTTAATTACCAAAATATTTCAATAGTTGATTTTGATTGCCACCAATGCCCATCCACTTTCATGCAAGAATAGTAAGCGTTTTCTCCCCTTTCAGTTATAAGATTTTAAGGAGTATCAATAGTTTTTGGTCAAAGATAATTAATATGGAAAattcacacattttttttttaacggaaATGGAGAATTCGAACTCTAATAACCAGGGTGATACACGTCATTCTTACCACTTCAACTAATGGTTCGGGTGTTTGGCAAATTCACGTACATTACCACTATAGTCATCAAATTAAACGAAatgttaaatataaattatataatggGATTATTCTAACTTAATTAcctccattttctttaattttatacaatatttataGATTTTAGAGTTGTATGTATACAAACCATAAAAGACAGTGCAACGGGTCCTAAAACTTGTTCTCTCATAAAAACTGGATCAATATTATGTTCCGTCAAAATCAACCTTTTGAAAATTATTACATAGTGaaaattagtttatttttcatgaTAGATTTTTCATGGGAGTTTTGTCTTGTCCAAACAAACAGAGTTTTAGGGTTTGTGTTTTtctgttttgtctttttctgtACTCTTGGTCATACTCTATCTTTATGTGACACAAATGTTTACGGGACTTAATTATCTAATTTATTAAGTAAATGAACACAATCAGGTCAAATTAATCTTTTCAGGGAaaaacatacaaacaaatagagtattaattgattaatattggttgaaaataattaattcatGGGTTTCCAAGGTGCATGAACAATGTCGTTGACAAAAtaagtctttttttttggggtcaAATACTTAGTTGGTTATTAATTTAATAGGAGattatctctatttttttttttttggtattattgTATGCAGTTGTATTGAATGGTTAAATTTGGTGTTCGTGGACTTGTTTTAAAGAAACTACATGCTGCATACTTACTCtcttttaaatttgatattggAACAAGGTTGCGGGATTTATTGGGCAtgtaattattaaaatattcaatcataattaattaattatatttagaaTAAAAATTGGATTAATTGAATTTAGAACTCTCAAAATacttattgataaaaaaaatttaactggTTAAAACTTTTAAACAACTACAATACGTAGTAGTATGAGATAAAAAGTTTAAACTTCCCAAATAAATTTTCTCTAAATTAATtatcatataattaataataagaatagtgttatttatttattttaataaatttgATTCCAATTAATGACCATAATTTAATGGCGTTGTAATTATGAGCTAAGGAGGTGCATGTACTAAATATCCTTGACAAAATAAGAGTCGTCTGTCTTGAATCCGAATTTCACGcccaaataaattaacaaattaaattataacGCATGTGCACATTTATttccataggaatataggatatcttttttttaatcaataaagaaaaacaaaatatttattatcaAATTAAATGAGTGACTAAATTATTATCAAATTAAATGCGTGAGTTAGGCTCTGCGTAAACTCTCACCGTTTGAGATTCCTTGTAAGATAATATAATATTGCAATTCAATGTTTAAGTTAATCCGACTCGCAATCGAGGAACCGATTTGAACtgtggttattcgattttcgaATATTTTTTGATTTCGGTTTCGGTTTCTTTTATTCAGTTTCGGATTtaatcggaaaaaaaaaaaccaaaaacttaaaaaggtTTAGGCTAGGCCTCAATTCCCATTAGGTTAGGTAAACTCTAGGCCAAAGTCTAAATGCACCCATATTTTTACTCTATACACTTcctcaacttttttttaatttttttttctctttacaCCCCCAACCCCAcctcaatttatttatatttttatatttgtataatttatattttttaattttttgatatatattttatattttataattaaatttttatatttttatatttgtataatttatatttatatttttataatttatatttatatatttgtataatttatatttttaatttttaatttatttggttataatttttaatttatttgggaaaaaaattattaaaaaacaatattattaaaaaataatattgttatgAATACAAGTACATTAATCAGATGTTATGTCTACAATGGATTGAGGTACATTTATCGAATGAACAAGTTTCTCATAATCACGAAGTTGTTTCTTATATGGTGTCGCCCATACTGTTGCACAATCATACTTGTATGAAAACCACTGGATCATAATAGTGGGCATCGGATAATTCCCACTCATAAATACCTgaacaaacatacaaaaaaatttcacatcataaaaattcaatgtaaaataattacaaacatacaaaaaaattcacatcataaaaattcaaactaaaataattattaatatacaaAAAAGTTCACattataaaaaatcaaattaaaaaaaattcacatcataacacaaagtattaaaatcaaattctaatattatatttcaatagtattattttttaataatattgttttttaataattattttattttaataatgttgtattttaataatattttattttaaccaaataaatttaaaattataaaaatataaaagaggtggGGTCAATGGTGGGACCGAGGGGGTgtatagaggaaaaaaaaagaaggggggtgtatagagtaaaaaCTAGGGTGTATTTAGATGAACTCAAAGTGTAGACCCAATTTCCCATTAGTGCTTAACTTTTTAATTAATCTTGAAGAAATAGACATTGATCTAGAAAAAATTTATGGAGTATCATTTCATAGTTTATATACACAGatcattatattatattatttatatatatataagttacatattgggGTTGTTGAGACGGTCATGGGAGACCAAATAGCACTTGTAAAACTTTGATTATGTcttcatatatatgtttataaattaagattggtTTATTGAAATTCATggtgattttattattttaaattcacATAAATCGTGTGTTTTGTTTTAGCTAATTAAGCTAAAGTTCAAATGCATTCTATGAAACTCTCTTTAACTAAGCCAATAATGGTGCAAGAATTTGTGTCCTCTCTAAGTTGAGTGGCTTAGGATTGAGATTGGTGGTGCTGAAAATAAATTAGAGTTGCAAAGGTATCTAACTTTTAGTAAATACTCGAGAATCAATAGACATCTGATTCTACTTTAGTTTTATAAACTGTGAAATATTCTGTCAGGTGTTTGATAAAGCTTATAACTGAAGCTATtttataagctgtgaaaaaatctatttaagtttaacttaaatattttattattaaatttaattttaagcttaaactaataaattataaaatattttatataaataaaattacaattaatatttaaaaaattatatgatatcattttaatataagaaaataagaaaccaaaaaaaagagaagaaaaagaaacaaacaaaagttTTAATGTaagctttaattttttttttacaacttaTTAGAGCTTATAAGATAACTTATATGGGTATTTGGTGGAGCATTTGTTCCTAGCTTATAAACTATACCAAATaggcacattttttttttacggcTTATTGTTTATTTAATCTAAATATACAATTAATGTTTATCCAAGTGGGGAAGCGGTTAAAAAAAGTTTAGGCAGAGGTGGATGCACTCTCATAACACTAAGGGGCTACCCTTGTGAAATCATGTGCAACATGCAATAGTATTAAACAGTTGCTTAAGGAAAAATGTACCAAGTCCctaatatttgattttaaaGCTAGCTTCAAAAATTGCAGAGCAGCCTAACAATTGTACAGCCTAAACTCAAATCTCTGAATTTTGTGTTAGTATGATCTTTTGGATCCTATTAACTATTTGAATCTGATAAGAACTTGAGGGGCTTAGTTGATTAGTATGGCATCAGATGCCCATTTGATAACATGATGTTTTTCAGgattgaacattttttttttttgatatgaatGAATATTGTGAAGACGAATTTGCGTAATAAGATAAATGATCAATTTATGAATGTTCTTGAGAATGTTTTATAGAGAAAGATGtatttatcaaaatatgaaaactcgtagagaataattgtaatttttatttttgacaatttatattcatatttttatgaTGGTAAGAGCATTCATGTTCTTACCAATTGATGAGAATCTCATATTGGAAGACGGTGGGTTTGGAGTATAACTTATAAAGGATGACAAATATTCTATTATCAAtttgagttttcaatagagagttagacccaaacttATGATGTTAGACTTGTGCCTCTATCCTGtgtgacgggtattcatcattggtgtttTCATTGAAAGTGCACGCGTCTACATACAGGCCCGTGGGTTAGCCCTATCATAGGCGGGTTTATCCCATAGCTcattcctttgtggagttgagaaaaatagaaaaaaaaaggttgttaAAAAGTAACTAGGAAAACCCCAGATCCACTGGACTTGGCAAGACTATGTGACCCTGGCTTACAAGGCATGGGGTGACAAATGGGTTGTATGCCGAAATGGTACAATCAAGACCATACACAAGGTCATGCATGCTCCCAACCCAAAGGGGAAGGATTaatgagaatctcacatcggCTCTCAACCCAAGGTGAAAGGATTGATAGAATCCCATATCGGAAGATAGTGAGTTTGGAGTCTAACTTATTACGGAGGACAAACCTCTTAGCTTATTAGGgaagacaaacctcctattatcAACCTagattttcaatagagagttagatcTAAATTTGTGATGTTAAACTTGGGTCACATCCCTtgtgacgggtattcatcaCCAATATTCAGCACACAATTTTAGACACGTAGTTAtgaaatcaaaagaaataaaagactCAAGTCTAATCTGTGTCATGGTTGAGTAGGCATGCAGCACGTGGCTTGTGTTGAGCGGATTGAGAATCGGAGACCAAATATCTTATTACGGTTGGTAGTTCAGTTGAGACAAAAATAGCTGTCATTCTAGGTTTTCGATGTTAAGGTTGGAAATTTAAAGCAAAAGACAACCCCTTTAACCCAAATCGTGCAAGCAATGGAGAAACTgattgataataataataataataagaagaagaagagattttgATCCTCACATTGTACATACATGGCTGGCTAGATTATATTCTCCTTAATCGTTTGGGATTTTGGAGTGGCTTTAAAGCCCTTTTGAAGGTCGTGCAATGGCCGGCACACCCTTTTGTTGAATCTCTGTTTTAACAATCAAAAGTTGGAACTTGTCTTTATACGACGCGTAGATTAAAAAATAAAGCCGCGTAAAGAGTTcttgtgttgtgtttgtgtttgtggcTCTGTTCAGGCAATCTGAATGGAGATCTTTACAGCTGGGTGCCTGCAGGGTGATGGATACCCTGTTTGTGTTCTTGAATGCGTTAGAATCTCGTCTATTTGTTTACAGTTATGATACAGATTCCAGCAGCTACTATGCATAGGGTTTTATGTGTATCATGCGGGATATGTGAAACCCACGAATTTACTTCTGAGATACTGCTgaaatcttttatcattttcgctCTGCTCCGCTTCATGTCTAGACATTTTGTAGCAAAGACAGGCAATACAAGTAGAAGCAGTGGAGTAGATTAACCATTCAACTGTAATATTTCATTGTACAATGTTGGAGTTTGAAGCGGATAAGAAgatccacttttttttttttgtacttgaGAGTTGGATCCATCTGGGCAGACAGAACCAGAACAGTGGTCGCCGTGTCGGGGTTCTGCTGTCTAATCTTAAAAGACTTATCGCCACGATCTCTAGCCGACCTTGTGCTTCATTTTTTACTTGAAAATCATTTAGAAGACTCTCTCCACGTTCTAGACATTTTCAAATAATTCCTCCGCTTGCTTTCGCTTTCGTTAATCCAACTAACAAACTACATTTTCTTACTCTTAATCATTGTCCTTAAGACCTCTCTGATAAGAGTCTAAGATGTTTAAAAGCCATTGAACCTTCTGGTGTTATTTTAATCTATCAGCATGAACTTGGCCCTATTATGAGTTGTACTTGGCCTGGTACTTGGGCCCCTACAGTGGACTTGGGACCTACAGAATGAGCAATGATTAGGACTTAACAATTCTGTGTAGCACCCAGATGAAGTCAAATATCATCACTAACATTCTTTGGAGGAATTGGGTATATATATGTCTCaaagtttttgtttgttttcaagcACAACTTCAAGCCTTCCAACTGTTTGTAGAAAAGACGCAATGGAGTCTCTAGGTGCTTTTCCTGATGGAGAATGGGAATTCTTTAACAAAATGTTCTCCTCAGAAGAGCATGGTGAAGATTTCACTTCACAGTTTCTCAGTCATTGTTCGAATTTTATCGAGCATGATAAGGAACTGTACTTGACAACCCCGTTAAGTTTTTGCCCCACAACTACTGATGCTGATGTGAGTGTGGGTGATGCTAATGAGAGTTTGTTCTATCCTTGCAATATTCTTTACTCCGATTTTCAGGGTGTTGGTCAGAGCAATATTCCTGATTCAAGTCATGAAACCTTTTTTCTTGGGGATTCGATTACATCGGCTACTAATGATGTTTCCAATTCCATGAATGTTTGTTTCTTGGATGAGGAAAAAATCAGCTCGTTCCGCTCCTCATTCCCTGACAAAGTAATTGGAGAAACTTCTTACGACAATGAAGATATAAGTATGCATATGGATGGCAGTGACCCTGCAGCTATTGCCGTTCCAGTCGAGGCATTGCAGCTCAAGAGAAAAATTGATGCACCAGATTTGCACATCAGTGCAGAAAACAGCGTCGACGCAAATTTGCATGAGAACCTGCAGAAAAAGCCTCGAGTATCAAGAGATGTAAGTGAAAATTCTGAAGCTTCAAACTGTAAAATGAAATCTTTTTCGCCAGTACGTAGTTCTTATTTTAATGTCCCAATGCAGGCgcagaagaataagaagaatgtGAGGTCTAAGAGGAACCAGAACAACTCACCAAATAACAAGGACGAAGTAGACAGCAATTCTCGAACTAGCTACAATTCTGAGGATGATAATGCTTCTCAGGAGTCCAATGAAAGGATGAATTCCGAGGCCAAGGAATCAAAAGCTGTCATTTCTAGTGGGAAAAAAAGGGCTACTAGAGGCTCAGCAACAGATCCCCAAAGCCTTTATGCAAGGGTAAGATAGCTTCTACTATGGCATGCAAAAAATGTTCTGATATTCACATTGTCTTTTAGATTCAACAATTTGACATGTTTTATATACAAAAATCTtgcagaaaaggagagagagaataaacgaGCGACTGAGAATTTTACAGAACCTTGTTCCTAACGGAACAAAGGTCGACATTAGCACAATGCTTGAAGAGGCAGTCCTCTATGTCAAGTTTTTGCAGCTCCAAATCAAGGTATTAACAAGGGCTGGTTAACGTCGTATCGAATCGTACAGAAAAATTTGCATATATAAAACAAGTTTTCTAATTCTTGAACTCTGTCTTTGCAGCTCTTGAGCCACGATGATCTATGGATGTATGCACCTATTGCTTATAATGGCCTTGATATTGGTCTCAATCAGAAGTTTTCTTCGCTTCTATGATATCGGATGGAGCAACATGACATTTTTCTGAATGTGTTCTTTTAACAGACGAACAAACGAAAAGGAGAACATAtatttcatacatatatatatataggtatagataCATATAACTTGTAATAACTGGTTAAGTTAAATAAAGTTTCTTTTTCAACTACCAGGTGCACTGCTTGATATATACTTGTATCATCTTCTGATTTCCTTCATGTCACCATAAATTGCCCCTGCACATGCATGGAGGCAGGCAGGTAGTTACCGATGATCTTGCTGATGACTGAACTTAACGATGTAATGACTCGATTTTTCTGTTATAAAATTTTATGGTTTAAATGACTGTAAACCAAATTACAATGTGTACAACAACG
It encodes:
- the LOC120011580 gene encoding transcription factor RSL2-like; protein product: MSQSFCLFSSTTSSLPTVCRKDAMESLGAFPDGEWEFFNKMFSSEEHGEDFTSQFLSHCSNFIEHDKELYLTTPLSFCPTTTDADVSVGDANESLFYPCNILYSDFQGVGQSNIPDSSHETFFLGDSITSATNDVSNSMNVCFLDEEKISSFRSSFPDKVIGETSYDNEDISMHMDGSDPAAIAVPVEALQLKRKIDAPDLHISAENSVDANLHENLQKKPRVSRDAQKNKKNVRSKRNQNNSPNNKDEVDSNSRTSYNSEDDNASQESNERMNSEAKESKAVISSGKKRATRGSATDPQSLYARKRRERINERLRILQNLVPNGTKVDISTMLEEAVLYVKFLQLQIKLLSHDDLWMYAPIAYNGLDIGLNQKFSSLL